Genomic segment of Paenibacillus polymyxa:
TCTACGTGCAGAATAAAGTCCCCTTTTACGGCGTCTTAGAGCAAGGAGACGTCTTCTTCTTCGTTTTAATCTGCGAATGCTGGAACGCCGGGCATCTTTACGTCTTTTGCGGGCTTTGTCCCGAGTGGCGCGTTCCCACCTTGTACTCATTTTCATTCCTCCTTTGCTTTCTCGTGGTGGTTTCATTTTTCTGAACAGGCACATGGAGCCACGGCTTAGTCGGTTTTCCATATACCTGTCGTCTTAATGGAATACCCGCCAACATTTGCGTGATTTCTCCCTGGTAGTTGCTGAGTATACGGATGGTTTCTTCCAGACGGGTAGCCGACATATCCGCATGGGGCGTCAAGTCCGCAAGACTGGTCAGCATCCGAGCAACGGCGTGCTGGCTGGCAGCAATAGACTCCATCATATCCAGCTTGATCTCACGTTCACGCCTCATGCTCATTAGTTCATATCCCCCGAGCCCATTCCTCCCATCATCCCTTCCATGCCGCCACCCTGCTGCTCATCCTGATCCAGCAATGCTTTGAGATTGCTGCAAAGTCCAGTCTGAAGCCGCGTTAATCCCTCCAACATTTCCACCATCTGCTCGTGAATTTCCAAAGGCCGTCCCAACTGCTCTTCATCGGTGTCAAATGCGTGGGGGGCCAGATGGTTCAACGCCCAATTACGCACTTTTTCTGCTTCGACCGCCTTGGCCTCCAGGATCATAGACACATTCCGCTGCATTTTGGAGGCTGCGTCCAGCATGTGAATCATTGCTTGTTCCCTACTCATGTGTTCACTCCCTGCCCTCGGTTGGTACGTTACTCCTCTTCCGGGTATGCCGTCTCTTTCACGACACGAACGAGCATTTCAGCCATTGCTTCCTGAAGATCGGCAATACCGTTCAAGTAGGCCACAATGCTTTTGTTTACTTGTCCCGAGCTGTCGAGAATGCCCGGAATTCCGTCAAAACGCGGCTCCTCATCTGGCAGTTCATGTATGATCTGCGCCATGCGCACAACCACCTGCCGTTCCGCATCCAACAACCTTGACATCTGTTGCTGCGAGTGCGAAATGTGGATCAGCAAATCATCTAACTCGTTATGCATAAGCCCCTCCTTTATGTGCTCCGCCGTGCGGAACGCACGAATTACCTACGGGCTTTCCGCTACTACAGCGTATGCCGCAGCGAGTAGTCGGTTCCGCCTAAAAGCGCCTATTCAGATCATTACAGATGCCCGTGCAGCACTGGTGGAGCAATAATAGGCTGCTTCTCCACCAAAGCCGACAAATCTCCGGGAGACAAAAACTGAATTCGGTAGTCCTCTGCCCGCCAGCTCATCGCAGCGTACAGGGTATGGAACGGCCTTTTCCAGCCGTTACCGATTTGATACAGTTGCCCGCCCTCAGCATACAATACCTCGATCCATCGCTTGCGTTGAGCCGGTATATTCAGTGTGGGCAGCATGGACATGTTCTCCAGATCGGGAGCCGCCAGTACAGGAATGGGTTCCTCTGGCAGCTCAGCTACAGGTGCATTAATGCTGCTGGAAACTGTGGCCTCCGGCTTCCCTACCAAGGGAAGCACCAACAAATCCAGCTGAGACACTCTAACAGGGCGCACATTTTCACCTCTCGCAGCGCTGACTCCATGCAGATACCGCCTTCTTCCCGGCTCTAACCGAAATACTGCACCGGACGGTCCCTGAACAACCGCTCCGATGGGATAAAAGCTTGCCGCTGATACGTGTGTTCCCTTACCTGTTGATATCTGGCCGTCCGTCTCCGCTGTACTGAATTCCAGATTGCGGAACAGCTTATCCGCGTCTCCCCACTTTTGTACAAAAAAGGATCGGTTCCGGCTGCTTTCCTCCATTGAACCGCTTTTTTCGGTCGTTTGAGGAAAACCATACACCGTATCCCGATCTCTTTCTTCATAATGGATAAAAGCATCTCCGGCAATTGCCATACGTATCCCCAACAAACGCACACGCAATAGCCAATCTACATGGGCTTCCTCAGTACTGTGGCAGCCTTCGTCCCAGTAGCCCGTTTTTTCCAATGTCTCTCTGCGCAGCAATAAACAAAATCCGGCTAAGCTTTCGGCCTTTCGCCATGCATCCGGATTGGGAATATTGAAGCTCATGGCAAATTGACGGGCTCCATTTTCGTTCATATAAGGAACCTCAATCTGCTGTTCTTTGAATGGACCATTCGTTACAGGCCCGACAACACCAATACGCGGATCGCTGTATAAACACCCTAATAACCGATCCAACCAGCCGGGGGTCACCATAGAGTTTTGATCCAGTACCACAATAGTTGTACCTTTTGCCATCATCAGCCCCTGATTCAGACTGCCTATCATTTGAACATCTTTTTTTAACAGCGCATAACGCACAGCGATGCTTTTACGGAGCAAATAGGTGGATGTCCCGTCCGTCGATCCGCAGTCCACCACAATAATTTCGTGAGGATGGCTCGTATTCTCCTCAATACGGTGAATGCATGCACGGAGTTGTTGAAGCTGATTGTAGGACGGAATGATAATACTGACACCTTCAAAAACCTTGCCGAACGAAGCCTGGCCCAACCTGTTGCCCTGCTCCTGGCCCCTTTTATATCCTGACCAATAGCCTTTCTTTCCGAGCCGCTTGCTGTGTTTCCTTTGCATACTCAGGCGTTTCATGCCGTTCACTCCTCCGGGTGGCATTATGCCTATACTATATGCCTGGCCCGGCCGGATGGTGTTTCGTTGAGATCAGGGTAGAAGTCCTTTCATTTTCACTCCAGCTTCCTGAAGGGAATCGAAGGTTCCTGCGTCGCTCCAATAGCGCCGTAAAATATCATATTCCAGCTTGCCTTCAGCGGCATAACAGTTGTTAACATCCGTGATCTCAAGCTCACCGCGTGCCGAAGGTGTAATTTGCCGGATCTTATCGAACACGGCAGTATCGTACATATAGATACCCGTAACGCAATATTTGGATTGGGGATGCTGCGGCTTTTCTTCAATCCGCGTAATGCTCTCCGGGCGCTCAGGATCAAATACGGGTACCCCGTAACGACGAGCATCTGCCACCTTTTTCAACAACACTCTGGCGCTCCCTGGGGACTGTAGCTTGAACCGTTCGATCACAGGTCCCAAGTCTTCCTTGAACAAATTATCACCTAACAAAACAGTGAATTTCTCTTCTGATTGCATATAGCTTCTTGCCAGTTCGAGTGCTTCCGCAATGCCGCCCGCCTTTTCTTGAATCCGGTATGTCAGTTGGACACCATAATCACTGCCACTGCCCAAAAAATCGGTATACAGCCCGGCCGATTGTTTACCAATAATAATAAGCATATCGGTGATTCCAGCCTGTCGTAGCCTCTCGATACCATATACGATCATGGGATACTTGCCGACCGGAAGCAGATGCTTGTTGAGTAATGTAGTCAACGGATGAAGGCGCGATCCGGTTCCTCCTGCGAGAATAACCCCTTTCATATCTTCCTTCCTCCTTCGACAGCATGTTCAGTGCATGCAACCCCAGTGTTCCCAGTTTCGATGAACATTCTGGGATCTATGCTCCATTTCTCTATAAACAAACGATAGTTCCGCTCGATCAGCTCTTCAATCCAGGAAGTCTCCGAGCGTGAGAAGCTCGCATTCCCCTCGTGATAGACAAAACAGTCGTTGCACATGAGCAGCTTGTAGCCATGCACGCGTGCGCGCAGACAATAATCGTCATCCTCATAATGTCCGGGGCTGAACCGTTCATCCAGCAATCCGATCCGTTCCATCAGATCGCGCCGGAACAGCAAACAAAACCCGACCAACCGCTTGACCTCTTGCCATCTGGCGGGATTACTTGCATTATTCTGCTCAGCATATCTCAGACAACTGGCCAAATCTCCTTCCAATCCGTGTATCTGCTGAATACCGCTGACGTAATTCGTCACCGGTCCCACCAATCCCACCATGCTTTCGCTCTGCAATGCAGCCAACATAATCGATAGCCATCCCCGCGTAACCGTCACATCATTGTTTAAAATAACGAACTGATCACCCGAGGCCAGCCGGAGCCCCATATTACATGCTGCTGGAAAGCCCCTGTTTTCAGGAAGACGTATGCTGATCAGCCGCTCGGATGCACAAAAATCATCCGTTCCGTCATTCGAAGCGTTGTCCACAACAATGATTTCATACGGTACATCTATCGTATGTGTCCGAATTGCCTCAATACACGGCTTTAACAGATGTAGGCCGTTATAAGTCGGAATAATAATGCTCGTCAGACTCATTGTGCATTCCTCCCTTTGGCAACGTCTACCCGTGTTGGAACAGGCCCGAGCGGGGAATACCCGGCTACCTGAAACACCGTCGTCAGTGCCTCTGCATGATCACCGACGATCAGCTGTTCCATAGCGTTCCCTTTGCCAACATTGAAGGTCCGCTTACGGTTTGTTTTAATGACATCGACAGCATGTACTGCCGCCACGATCATGCCATGCAGAATTGCCAGGGCGTGGGCTTTTGGCGGTACGGCAAGCACGGCTGAGCCAAGCTGATCCAGTAAACGCCGAGATAATGCATGCGGTACGGCGGTCAATGAGCTTGCTCCCAAATCCGGCCTGCGCAGTACGCGATTCAGGAATGCTTTGCACCGTGTCACGCTGTCCTGCTGGGCATAGGGCGGCAAATGTCTGCCCAGATCATTAAGCGCAACATCCGTTCCCTGATCCACCGCGTGGAGAAAAGGCAGCAAATCAGATGCTGGAATCGGCAAATCTCCGTCCACGAACAGCACAATATCAGCCTGCGTCATACGCGCACCTACCGCCCGGCCAACATCATGCCCCAGTCGATCCGGCACGTTGACAAGAGTCACACTGGGATGATGTTTGGCTACGGTGGAGCGCGTGCCGTCCGTGCAGCCGTTCAATACGACAATGATATCCGTAAGCGGAAGTTTTTCCAGCTCGCCCAGTACCCGGTCAATCGTTGACTCTTCATTACAGGCGCTGACCACGGCCGCTGCCGTTCCCTGTAACACAATATCTCCCGGAACTTCGCGTTCCACAGGCGGAGTCACTTCGGTCATTCCTTTCGCCCGAGGTGTGGGCTTTCTCATCCTACGGCTATGCATTGAAGTCGTCGTTCCTCGTTTTCGCTGAACACGTCTCATGCCCCAACTCGGTTCTTCACGCTTCCCTCTGCGATACTGTCTATTCACAGTTTCACCTCGTCTCTGATCCGTTTGCGCTCCAAATCCGTATATCCCGCACGCGTTCCCAGACGCGATGTAAGCCAGGCAATGGCATCCAGATGATCCTGAACAATTACATCTGCCAGCGGGTCCTTGCCGTTCTGTTTTTTACGTGTCGCATTTATTTTTCCGACAGCTATTCCATATACAGTCACCACTCGTAACTCGGAGGCGATGGACATAGCTTGAAATAAAGGAGGCTTCTCCAAGGGCTTTAGACCTATTTTCTTTAGAGCCTTTTGACTTATGGCGTGTGGAATGCCAGTCATAGATGCTCCCCCTAAATCAGCACGATTCGACAAGATATTCAATACATGCTTTGCCTCCACTACAGGGTGTACGGGCGTACGATTCACAGGTCCATGGTAATCATTCAGCACCACATCCGCCCCTGCACATATGGCGTGTATAAACGGCCGGAGTCTAACGCAGGGAATGACGATATCCCCATCCAGGAAAAGCAGGATCTGTCCGGATGCCGCCTCCGCTCCAATACGACGGCCAACATCATGTCCGAGCGGTTCCGGAAAGGAAAGCACACGAGCTCCCGCCGCTGCTGCCACCTTCGCCGTTCTATCGTGTGATCCGTTCTCAACGACGATAACCTCTGTATGTGGATGGACACGGCGCGCTTCGCGAATCACAGCTCCGATTGTTTTTTGCTCATTCATGGCCGGAATAATGACAGATACGAAAAACTTTCCCACTGATGACGGTTCAGATGGTCGCTCTTCGCCGATCTGTGCCCCTCTCTCCGTGTCGAGTACCTCCCTCATGGTAGGGGCTACCGGATTCTTATGCATGTTCGGCATTCGTAACGGCAGCCACATCTTAGAATGATAGTAAGCGCCGGAATGCCGCCTCCGTTTGATCTTGTATCCAGCTCTTCCCTGCTTCTTCATGCTCCCGTCTCACCTCCCTTCCTGCTGTATAGATGGACAGCATGATTAGGACAGTTCAACATAACCTATGCGGTCCAAAAGCCGTGTGTAACGGCAATCGTGGAGTCTTTTCGACACAGCAATTTTCGACTTTATTTTACATAACTTATTAATCCTATTAAATAAATGAGTTATTAGGGTCTAAAGAATCATTTTGGATAAATTTGTGACATAGATCTTCTCGTTCGTCATTCTCTGTGCTAATATCAGAGCCAGATGATGGGAGTTCAAAAAATCAACATTTGTTTTTTTTGCATAAGTCAATATTTTTCCATTATCCACCATTTTTCTATTTTCTTTTTATACGACAGGAAAGGAGGAGTTTGTCACCTTTTTAAGCTACATGCTTCATACTGCAGTACCCTCTTTTCACGTACGCTTCATGAATAACACTTCGGTATTTCTCTTCATGTTCCATTTTCTTCTATTCCAGACGACAACACGACCTACATAAATGGCGCAATGCCTTATTCAAGACAGGATGATTCATCCTGACAATAATCGAGGAGAGTGAATTTTTAATGAAAAAAGTATGGGTTTCGCTTCTTGGAGGAGCTATGTTATTAGGGTCTGTCGCGTCTGGTGCATCAGCGGAGAGTTCCGTTTCGGGGCCAACTCAGCTTACACCGACCTTTCACGCCGAGCAATGGAAAGCCCCTTCCTCGGTATCCGGGGACGACATTGTATGGAGCTATTTGAATCGGCAAAAGAAATCGTTGCTGGGTGCGGACAACTCTAGTGTACGTGAACAATTCCGAATCGTTGATCGCACAAGCGACAAGTCCGGTGTGAGCCATTATCGGCTGAAACAGTATGTAAACGGGATTCCCGTATATGGAGCTGAACAGACTATTCATGTGGGCAAATCTGGTGAGGTCACCTCTTACTTAGGAGCGGTGGTTACTGAGGATCAGCAAGCTGAAGCTACGCAAGGTACAACTCCAAAAATCAGCGCTTCTGAAGCAGTCTACACTGCATATAAAGAAGCAGCTGCACGGATTGAAGCCCTCCCTACCTCCGACGATACGATTTCTAAAGATGTTGAGGAACAAAGCAGTGTAAGCAAAGACACTTACGCCGAAGCAGCTAACAACGGAAAAACGCTATCTACTGATAAGGACGAGCTGAGTCTTGATAAAGCATCTGCCCTGAAAGATAGCAAAATTGAGGCGGTGGAGACAGAAAAAAGTTCCATTGCCAAAATCGCTAATCTGCAGCCAGAAGTAGATCCTAAAGCTGATCTGTACTTCTATCCTAAAGGGGATGACCTGCAGCTAGTTTATGTAACAGAAGTCAATGTTTTAGAACCTGCTCCACTGCGTACTCGCTACATTATTGATGCCAATGATGGCAGCATCGTATTCCAGTATGACATCATTAATGAAGCGACAGGCACAGGTAAAGGTGTGCTTGGTGATAGCAAATCATTCACCACGACGGCTTCCGGTAGTAGCTACCAGTTAAAAGATACAACACGCGGTAATGGTATTGTGACCTACACGGCCTCCAACCGTCAAAGCATCCCAGGTACCCTTCTGACCGATGCCGATAATGTATGGAATGATCCAGCCGGCGTGGACGCCCATGCGTATGCTGCCAAAACATATGATTACTATAAATCCAAATTCGGACGCAACAGCATTGATGGACGCGGGCTGCAACTCCGTTCGACAGTCCATTACGGTAGCCGCTACAACAACGCCTTCTGGAATGGCTCCCAAATGACTTATGGAGATGGGGACGGTAGCACATTTATCGCATTCAGTGGGGACCCCGATGTGGTAGGTCATGAACTTACTCACGGTGTCACAGAGTATACTTCGAATTTGGAATATTACGGAGAGTCCGGTGCATTGAATGAGGCTTTCTCGGACGTCATCGGCAATGACATTCAGCGTAAAAACTGGCTTGTAGGCGATGATATTTATACGCCAAACATTGCAGGCGATGCTCTGCGCTCTATGTCCAATCCTACGCTATATGATCAACCAGATCACTATTCCGACTTGTATACAGGCAGCTCCGATAACGGTGGCGTTCATACGAACAGCGGCATTATCAATAAAGCCTACTATCTGTTGGCACAAGGTGGTACTTTCCATGGTGTAGCAGTAAATGGAATTGGCCGCGATGCAGCGGTCCAAATTTACTACAGTGCCTTTACGAACTACCTGACTTCTTCTTCCGATTTCTCCAACGCACGCGCTGCTGTGATTCAAGCAGCAAATGATCTGTACGGTGCAAACTCGGCACAAGCAACTGCAGCTGCCAAATCTTTTGACGCTGTAGGCGTAAACTAAATCATATACGCTATAATCCTCATATCCCGTCCATAGACCTTTGCCGTTGTGCAACTGTCACTTAGGCCTGCTCATAATGGACGAAAAAATAGGGGTGCAGTGTACAAGTCTGCGCCCCTTCCCCCCTTATTATGGCGTCCCCTCAAAGGGGCGCCCTTTTCTTGTTCATTGAGTCCCTCTCGATCATTTTCGACCAAATAAGACAAATAAACAGTAAATCAGGGACTAAAGATTCATTTTGGGGTATTTTGTAAAATTAATCTTCTCGTTCGACAACCTCTGTGCTAATATCAGAGCCGAGACGATGAAATTGCAAAAAAATAAACCTTAATATTTTACATAAGGTCATTTTTATCCAGCTTCTTCACGTTTCAAAAGAGCAACAAGACTTACATATATGGCGCAAGACTTCTTCAAACAGGGTGTTTTTTACCTCAACATTAACTAGGGAGAGTGAGTATGAATTGAAAAAAGTATGGGTTTCACTTCTAGGAGGAGCTATGTTATTAGGATCTATAGCGCCTGGGGCCTCCGCAGCTGAAAATTCTGTTCCCGATCCGACTCAGTTTACACCAACATTCCAAACGGTGAACTGGAAGTCTCCTTCAACGGTAACCGGCGACAATTTGGTCTGGAGCTTTTTAAATCGACAACAAAAAACATTATTGAGTCTGGACGATACCCACATCGGTTCCCTTGTGCACGAGCAATTTCGTATCGTGGATCGCACCAGTGACAAATTTGGTACAAAGCATTATCGGTTAAAACAATATGTAAACGGAATTCCCGTATTTGGAGCCGAACAGACCATCCATGTGAACAAGTCTGGCCAAATCACCTCTTATGTGGGAGCGGTCATTTCGGAAGATCAACAAGCCGATGCCAAAGAAAATACAACTCCAAAAATCAGTGCTACTGAGGCTGTATATACCGCATATGAAGATGCAGCTATACGGGTTCACTCTCTCTCTTCCTCCGTCCAAATCGTTCCTGAACCTTACGAGGATACAAGTAGTGTAAGTAAAGACACTTACGAAAAGGCATCTAACAATGAATTATCAATCTCTGTCGATAAGGACTCCTTATATTTGGATAAAGCAGTTGAACTGGAGAACAGTAAATTGGAAGTGGTAGAGCCTGCATCCTCTATCCCCAAGATTGCCAATCTGGAACCAAGTGTAGACCCTAAAGCAGAATTGTACATCTATCCCGATGGAGACTCAACACGTCTCGTCTATGTAACCGAAGTTAATACTTTACAGCCCGCTCTGCTGCGCACACGTTACTTTATTGACGCTAATGACGGAAAAATCGTATTCAAGTATGACATTCTTAACGAAGTGATCGGCACAGGGCGCGGTGTATTCGGTGATACCAAAACATTTGACACAACAGCTTCGGGTAAGAAGTATCAACTAAAAGATATGACTCGTGGTAAAGGAATCCTAACTTATAACGTCCATAACACCGAGACGCTCCCCGGCACCCTGTATACAGATTCCGATAACGTATGGGAAGATCCGGCTGCAGTGGATGCCCACGCTTACGCTATCCGCACTTATGATTATTACAAGGATAGATTTGGACGCGACAGCATTGACGGGCATGGCATGGCCATCGCTTCGGCAGTCCATTACGGCGCAAAGAACTACAATAATGCCCACTGGGGCGGCACTCATATGCTTTATGGAGACGGAGACGGCACGTTATTTGCCCCTTTTAGCAGCGACCTTGAAATTGTTGCTCATGAGCTGACACACGGTGTGACCGAGCATTCATCAGGGCTTGTGTATTTCGCTGAATCTGGTGCATTAAGTGAAGCCATCTCAGATATTATAGGCAACGACATTGAGCGTACCAATTGGGATTTCGGCAAAGTCGCTTATACCCCTAATATTAAGGGCGACGCCATTCGCTCCCTTTCCGATCCTGTCAAATACGGTCAAGTCGATCACTACAGCAATCTCTATCCTGATCCTAACAACGAGGATTATGGTGGAGCCCACATTAATAGCGGTATTATTAATAAAGCCTACTATCTACTGGCACAAGGAGGCACTTTCCATGGTGTCAAGGTAGATGGAATTGGACGTGATGCAGCCGTATATATTTATTATAATGCCTTCACCAATTATCTGACTTCCACGTCTAACTTCTCCACCGCGCGTGCCGCTGTGATCCAAGCGGCCAAAGATAGTTATGGTGAAAATTCAATAGCCGTAACCTCTGCTATGAAGTCTTTTGACGCTGTAGGTGTGAGATAAGTAAAATAATATAAATTTCCCCGGTATTACAAGTCTCCCCCCTTGTCTCTTATGTATACGGCGTCCCTCTATGGGACGCCTTTTTTCTAGTATAAAGTTGATTATTGGTAATTATATTTCCGGCTTCTTATTATTGCCCCATCGCAATCCAAAGGACCAACCCTTCACATAGCGGACCTGAGTGTATGCGTTCCACAGTAAGTACTGCTGAATACCTCTGACGTTGTGTGACGGATACCATCACTCCCGGTATACTCGCATTGGCAGTGATTACATACTGTGTATCTATAAAAGGCTTCTCAAATACAACGCTCACTTCACCCCTATCCGCTTGTGCGGGGAGGTGAAAAGAAATGCTCCCATATTGAGGTGAAGCTATATGATCGTCAGAAGCCTCGTCACTGGTCGCTGATCCGTCGTGAATGGCATTCAGGCTTAATTCTTTCTCCGTATCGAAAGCGAGATCGATATCTTGCTCAGACAAAACCACGCGTTGCTTTGGGCGCGGTCTTCCTTCAGCAATGTGAATACTGGTTATGGAACAATCCAGTAACGAATCTTGCTCTGACTGATCTTCCGTCGTAATAGACGATATGTCGTTATCCATCCTGTATTCCGTATCTGACTCAGGCACAGACAACAGCAGTACAGATGCTCGATTCATCTGCATCGCTTCCTCTAGCGTTTTGGGGAGCTTATGCTTCTTCCATGCCGCTTCCTCTATAGCTTGAACCGATGTGTCCTTCTCTACGGGGGCAGGGACCGTTGCCGTTCCACGCTGGTTCGATTTATGACTGCCGGAAGTCGAAGCCGCTTTCTCCTTGTTAACACGGGGGGAGGGAACCGCATGGGAAAGGTTACGCCGTGCTGTTCTTTTATCCTTAGGGCTATGGTTCGTACGATGGTTCATGGTGACCGCTCCTTTGGCACAGGAGTGAACCAGCGGTCGCTCCGCTTCATTCACCCGGCTGGGAATCATGGCTAATGCCTATAAGATAGCCTATGCGTGTAACAGCACCTACGTCACTCCGCTACGCAGTCCGTTATGATTTGTGCCCAGCGTTGTGCTGAGTGTTGCCATAAAAATCGTCTCCGTACCTCGCCAAGCCCGGCTTCTCCCATCCGTCGTCGCAAGCTTGGTTGCTGGAGCAGCCTGATGATGGCATCGGCCATTTCCTGCTCACCGTGAGACGGATACACAAGCCAGCCTGTCTCGCCGTGTTGTACAACCTCTGGAATACCGCCGATTCGTGAAGCGACCACAGGCACTCCTGCCGCCATGGCTTCCAGATTGACCAGCCCGAAGGCCTCATCCTTCACTGAAGGAACAACGGTCACATCGGCTAGCTGATATAGCGAGGCCAATGCTGGATGCGGAACATAGTCCAGGAATTGCACATGCTTCCCCAACCTTAGTTTACGCATCTGCCGATGCAACGACGCCGTGTATGGCGTGAGACGGTCATGCCCGTAATAGGCACTACCTGCAATGAGCAGCAGTACGTCTGGGCAGGCGCGGACCACATGCCGTAGGGCCTTCAGCAGCCGGTGAACGCCCTTCCCTGGCATCAGTCTGCCCGCGAATAACATGATTTGGCGGCCTGACCAGCCGAAATCGTCCAATCGCGCCGATCTGGCTGCTTCTGCTGCTGGAGTCCACCGTGGCAGGAAATCGCCAGGATGGATACCCAGCTTGTTTATGACGATGCGCTCTCTGACGCCCTCGGGACAGTCAGAAGCTACGATTGCCCCCAAATATGCACTGTTCACGATAATGCGATCCATCGACAACAGCAGCCTGCCCATATCCTTCCGTTTGAGGTAAGGCTCCCGGATGAACGTGGTCGAATGCAAAGTCAGCACAACTCGGCTATCGGGCAAAGCCTCGCGAATTGCATACGCAACTGCCGGACGGTTGTGTACATCTACTACCGCAGGTAACCATCTCTTTAAATCGGCAATCACCTCAGAAATATAACCTGTTCCCCGCGTATAACGCATGCAGGGAATTCCGTCGACATCGCCATGATCCGGTGCCTCAGCTCCCTTTATGCCATAGATCTGCGCTTGAAGCTCATGACTAGCCAGCGGTACCATGCGGGCAATTACCCGCTCCACAGAACTGCTGCGGGGCGAAGGTATAACAAAGGAGCCCGGTGTAACGACTGCTACCTTCGGCCTCTGCATCACCTCACCTACTTTCTGAGCTTATTCCAACACTCTTCAACACTCATCCTGTATCATATCGTCTGCCTCGCTGAAATGTGCCTCGCTTCTAACTTTGGGCTTACCGCAAGGCAAGCGTCCATGCCTGGCCGATCTTTGATACATATGATGGACTAGAATCACAGTATGATCAGTTGGAGTGACTACAAGGAGGGCGGACATACTCATGTTGCATGTCGGCGTCATGCTCAACCCGGCAACCTACCGGGGCATCCCCGCCATGAGGACGCGATATGAATCTATCGCCAATTACGAGGACGCCGGGTTAAGCTACGAGCTCATCCCCTGCTTTCTTCGTCTGGAGGATATTCATATAGCGACCGGAACATGCCGGGCTTATGTTAAACACGGCAACGAGTATCGGCAGATGATTCTTCCGTTGCCGCCGGTCATCCACAATCGGACTCTCTATCGGCAAAATGAAAATGCTAGAGATATCAGCAAGCTTGTACAAAAGGGGTTCTATATTTTTAATGAACAAAACCGTTTCCACAAAGACCATATACATGCAATTCTGCAGGAAGACCCTTTGCTACGAATCCATCTCCCCAAAACATTGCAAGGCAACCTTTCCTCCATCCATACCTTGTTGGAAGAAACCGGAGATGTTGTAATTAAACCCAGTAGCGGTAGCGTGGGTAGAGGAATTATGCGTCTGCGGCATTCCCGCGGAGGCTGGACTTTGCAATGCGCTCATCCGGCTATACCTGAGCGTTGGTCCACCCTACGTTTGAATGTCGGAGAACT
This window contains:
- a CDS encoding glycosyltransferase family 2 protein; this translates as MKKQGRAGYKIKRRRHSGAYYHSKMWLPLRMPNMHKNPVAPTMREVLDTERGAQIGEERPSEPSSVGKFFVSVIIPAMNEQKTIGAVIREARRVHPHTEVIVVENGSHDRTAKVAAAAGARVLSFPEPLGHDVGRRIGAEAASGQILLFLDGDIVIPCVRLRPFIHAICAGADVVLNDYHGPVNRTPVHPVVEAKHVLNILSNRADLGGASMTGIPHAISQKALKKIGLKPLEKPPLFQAMSIASELRVVTVYGIAVGKINATRKKQNGKDPLADVIVQDHLDAIAWLTSRLGTRAGYTDLERKRIRDEVKL
- a CDS encoding glycosyltransferase family 2 protein, translated to MNRQYRRGKREEPSWGMRRVQRKRGTTTSMHSRRMRKPTPRAKGMTEVTPPVEREVPGDIVLQGTAAAVVSACNEESTIDRVLGELEKLPLTDIIVVLNGCTDGTRSTVAKHHPSVTLVNVPDRLGHDVGRAVGARMTQADIVLFVDGDLPIPASDLLPFLHAVDQGTDVALNDLGRHLPPYAQQDSVTRCKAFLNRVLRRPDLGASSLTAVPHALSRRLLDQLGSAVLAVPPKAHALAILHGMIVAAVHAVDVIKTNRKRTFNVGKGNAMEQLIVGDHAEALTTVFQVAGYSPLGPVPTRVDVAKGRNAQ
- a CDS encoding glycosyltransferase family 2 protein, translating into MKRLSMQRKHSKRLGKKGYWSGYKRGQEQGNRLGQASFGKVFEGVSIIIPSYNQLQQLRACIHRIEENTSHPHEIIVVDCGSTDGTSTYLLRKSIAVRYALLKKDVQMIGSLNQGLMMAKGTTIVVLDQNSMVTPGWLDRLLGCLYSDPRIGVVGPVTNGPFKEQQIEVPYMNENGARQFAMSFNIPNPDAWRKAESLAGFCLLLRRETLEKTGYWDEGCHSTEEAHVDWLLRVRLLGIRMAIAGDAFIHYEERDRDTVYGFPQTTEKSGSMEESSRNRSFFVQKWGDADKLFRNLEFSTAETDGQISTGKGTHVSAASFYPIGAVVQGPSGAVFRLEPGRRRYLHGVSAARGENVRPVRVSQLDLLVLPLVGKPEATVSSSINAPVAELPEEPIPVLAAPDLENMSMLPTLNIPAQRKRWIEVLYAEGGQLYQIGNGWKRPFHTLYAAMSWRAEDYRIQFLSPGDLSALVEKQPIIAPPVLHGHL
- a CDS encoding glycosyltransferase family 2 protein; protein product: MSLTSIIIPTYNGLHLLKPCIEAIRTHTIDVPYEIIVVDNASNDGTDDFCASERLISIRLPENRGFPAACNMGLRLASGDQFVILNNDVTVTRGWLSIMLAALQSESMVGLVGPVTNYVSGIQQIHGLEGDLASCLRYAEQNNASNPARWQEVKRLVGFCLLFRRDLMERIGLLDERFSPGHYEDDDYCLRARVHGYKLLMCNDCFVYHEGNASFSRSETSWIEELIERNYRLFIEKWSIDPRMFIETGNTGVACTEHAVEGGRKI
- a CDS encoding sugar phosphate nucleotidyltransferase; this encodes MKGVILAGGTGSRLHPLTTLLNKHLLPVGKYPMIVYGIERLRQAGITDMLIIIGKQSAGLYTDFLGSGSDYGVQLTYRIQEKAGGIAEALELARSYMQSEEKFTVLLGDNLFKEDLGPVIERFKLQSPGSARVLLKKVADARRYGVPVFDPERPESITRIEEKPQHPQSKYCVTGIYMYDTAVFDKIRQITPSARGELEITDVNNCYAAEGKLEYDILRRYWSDAGTFDSLQEAGVKMKGLLP